CTGGTACCATTTCGatatatagaagaaaatgatcttATAaggattttcttcattttatttacgGATCTCctatgttttcttttactcATACAACTAAAATACATTTGCAATGGAAAGGAAAACAAAATTTTCTTGTCATACCCTCAACCACCAAgcaatttattatattttataagttTATAAAACAAGAAGAATCAAATGGATTTATGTTGAGGTAACATATGAATCTCATTGTTTTTAATTTAACTATCTAATATTCGAAAACTACCGGTCCGATTAATTCAAATTCGAGCCACGTACGGTCCATTAAAGGGCCACGCTCCTTACCAGAAATTTCTCCTCAAATATAGTTGTctctattgttgttgttttgggtTTTTAGTATCCTTGGAATTAGCTAGTGGAAGTTCTTTCTCATGGGAATTTCTGCATCATATGGTCTTCTTGATGTTCTATTTTGGTTGTGCAACATTTTTCTTCATCCTTTGTCTCTGATTTTGGATCTTCTTTTCCCCATAAGAGCAAGTAAAGACCAACAATGACTATTAGTGCTCCTATGATGctgaaaattgaaaaagaacAAGTGGTTAATTATTTAGAACATAAAAATGAGTACATTCATTTTTACTTCCTCCGTTACAATTCATTTGGCATAGTTTGACTCGTCATGATAGTGACATGAGCTGAGCTTAAACGAAgcagtgaggattcatataaccgaccccaacttgtttgggactgaggcctattttgttgttgttgttgttgatgttgtttgaCTTGTCAgggaatttaagaaagaaaacaagattttttgaaatttgtggtctttataAATATGTCATAACATTTGTGTGGATATGaggcttttgaaacttgtattgCTAAACATGTTATAAAAGCTTCACATTCGCGTGGTTATAAAAGCTTCACATTCAAGAAATACAAAATTGTTAAACAAATTAATTAGGAGATAGCGTCAAGCAAAGCGGAACAGAGAGAATAGGCCTTTAGCGCATGAAGGTTCCCCAATAAAACTACAATTATTCATCATTCACAAGCAAATTGAGGTCGGCGGTAGGGATCCTCACTCATAGTGTCGCTTCATTTAAGTTCATTTCTAACTAATttacacaaaacaaaaaatactaaaagggaaaaaatttaaaattatatacgGCGAAAAGCCATGGATATAGTACGTTAATTTAAATCTTAGATCCGACACTGCTTTTTCGCACTCacaagaagaaaagagagagcaAAGAAAGAGTTTATTACCTGCCCATATATAGCCTTTCCCCAAAAACAAAGTATGCTAAAATTGCCACTAATATTGTTGATAGTGGGTTGAACATAGTCACGAAAACCGGTCCCTTTTGTTCTGTGCACCACAATGAAATAAAGACCACTAAACCAGAGATCACTATACCctgttttaaattaaaaaagaaagacataAATTGTTAGAGCTTGTCACAGCCAAATAAATTTCAGAGAGCTATAATGtgcggactctccaaaaatgttgtcGTATTTGTGTCGGATCCTCTAAAAATGTACTATTTTTGGAGGACCTGACATGCACCCGGCAGCATtattgaagagtccgagcaaacTAACTACAGAGGTAATTGAACCATTCTTACTCCATATATTGTAGACCAAAAATCAATGTTAAAACCAATAGTCCAAGCTGCTCTATTATGTTGTACTATGACTGTGTAGAAAGCTGATTGGGCTGCTCCAACAAAACTCATCCATGTAGTCAGTGACAATTGTGCTGGATATCTTTTCAATGTGTAAGCCTGTAAAATTTCCGGGTAAGCTAAGTAGAGAAAAGAATTCTACTTTGAAGCTGTAAcgaacttgtcacgacccaaatctgaAGGTCAGCACCCGATGGCCTAACCTCGTCAAGTGAACCCTTAACCCCAATGTAATCAAGAAACATAAAAACTTATGGTGGAGACACGAGCATCTCCGTACCGTCAAACACATGTAAAATAGGCCGTCGGGCGGCCCCATACCATCATACAATAGTTTAAAGCGCAAAACTAGTGTAGAAATAGACAAGAGCTCCACTTTGAAATAGTAATGAGCAGAGGCGGAGCTAGAGTACAATATATGGGTCCCTTTGGATCCCGGTAGCCCagattttgtatatatattaaataattcATTAAgtatctataaatatttaattgtcaacccaattattaatatttgtatattaacttgagatcgttgtagaaactcataaacttcaaattctaaaATTGCCTTACTAATGAGTATGTACGCACAACTGGACGGTCGTGATAGGCACCCAATGGCCTAACCTGGCCAAACGAACTCTTCCAAACATAAATCGGATTCAAACTGAATgaactttgaccaatattttaagatgtattttttcaccaaattcatATGAGAACTTgcaacttataatatttttcatgagttttcaaatatataaattttaatcttatttatcttcaaaGTTTTTAACAAATTGACTctagaaaagtaaaaaatatcacataaatcgggacggagggagtagcaaACACCCGAGCGTCTCCGTACGATCAAACACATGCAAAATGGAGCGTCGGGCGGTCCCTGTATCATCATACAAcaatatatatgcacacacacaccactaGTTCAAAAATAAACAAGATTTTGGTAAAAGGACCTGCATGATGTACCATATGGACCATGTAATGCAACTAGCAACAGTCAAAATTGAGCCTTTCACCCAATTCTCCTTCACAACATTGTTTCCTTGATGAAGATAAATGAGAGGATGCCATAAGTTCTTCAAAACAGCTCCTTTGTACAATGTCATGGTCATAACCCCAGCCAAAGAAACCAATGTTCCTATAATCTTTGCTATTCCTCTAGGGTCTCGAACATTAACAACTTCCAACCTAAAATAATAGACAACTTTTTAAATTAGGGTTTTTTTAGAGTTTAAGTCCTCGCTACAAAAAAATGCAAATTTTTACGATCTCCCCTTCAGAAATTGGCTAGTCGTTAAGGGATTTCTGATGGAAAGTCTGTCAAAAACATTTTCCGATGAGCCAATTTCCAATGGATTTCATggaaaattcactttttttttagtagtgctaTGTAGTAatggccaaaaaaaataaaaagattacaTAATCAAGTCACTTATTAGGTAATTACAGGTAAATCTCTTGATAAACATTAATTGTTAATCTGATAAAAAGGTAACTAATATCGTATCATATGTTAAAATTCACTAATAGTGCAATAAAAATTACACCGCCAGGGTATATAAAGTAAAACCTTCTAATTaagtatattaagtatatataacaCTTTTGATCCCTCAACTATTGGTAAATTCTAACTTTGGTCCTTGTGATATACAGtatgacaatatatatatatatatatataaccatcaAGCAATTAAAATGTGTGATTTTGGTCCATCTATGTAGGAAACATgttatatttataatatttttagaaGTATATTACCATCAAATATGAAGTAAAAGTACAAGCTCAACATAACACATGAATAATTAAGAGGTGGAATAGTTACTAATTATGATAACTTAGTGAATTTTCACAATAAAAAGGATCAAAAGtggatattttaattaattgaaggttaaatttGCTTAGTTAAATATCACAAGGACTAAAATCAGAATTTACAGTAGCTAAGGAACCAAAAGTGCTATTAACCCTTTAAATATTATGTAAATTGCAATACtaatattataaatttattCACTGTTATTTATGTATTGTattcatgaagttgttaagatttaattaattaataaattacctGAGTATTACTGCCAATACAAAGGTGAGGGCAGCAATAGTGTTGACCATAGAAGCTACGAAAGTTGGAGAAGTGAAATTCAAGCTCACAAAGTACATGTTTAATGTTAAACTCACTCTGAAATGAATTAAGGACAAAaagttagtataatttttcctcaaaatatatttcaatagGATAATGATGTTTGGCTGAGCTTAATTACCCCATTAGAGAAAGGACAAAGAACTCCAATAACAAAGCCATAGTTAATTTTGGCCTTTTTTGCCTGcagaaaagaaacaaaaccattcaaaaaaaaaaaaaaaaaaaagagagaaagtcTTTCAGAACTTATGGTCTTAAATACGCTATTAATTTGTACTAATAAAAGCatgtcattaaggataaaatggaaATTTAAAACCTATAGCCAGTTAATTGCATTGaaagtgggaaaaaaaatctatatatagTTAGTGCATATaacataaacacataaagaatTTACTGCCTAGATGAGATATgaagaattagaagtgaaaaCAGACTGTCTACCTATTGTCAAGTTCATCAAAGATCAATAAGGACATACAGTTTCACCCTCTTAGAGCTATTGTAGATTGCAAATTTACTTGTCGGAAGCTAACGAGGTGCCTATGATAAATATCTGGAGGGAGGCAAATAAATATGCAAATTTTCGAGCAAAAGGTCAGAAACATATGAAGAGGACTTGCTACTATGGGAAGATGCAATCAAGTAGATGAAGTTTTTAGCATATCGAAGAAATGAAGTATTTTCccatttaccaaaaaaaaaaaaaagaatctgcATGTATTAAAATGCACTTGTTGTGTAAGAATATTTTTACACTTTCAACGTATATAACTAAAATCCTTAACTTATGCCAAGTGTTATACGTACGTACCTTTCGAGAAAATAGGCAAATGGTAACATAACTAAACCTCCCACAATGTGTCGATAAGTTACGAAGACATGAGGATTCATCCCATGATTGAAGGAAGCTTGAGTTATGAAATACAGAAAAGTATAGCAAATTTGAGTTAAAATCATAAGAAGGTGAGGCTTGAATCTCTCCATAGCCATACACCTCTTTGCAAAATTGGCCTTTTTGACAAAGTACTAATCAATAGGATCCACAATTTACCAGTAAATATAGACAATTAATGTGGAATTAAGAATGGGGTTCGATTCCTCCAATTTCTTATTGAATGGGATCTTGTTCTTGATCAAACAATTCTTGTGGTGAAAATTTGATACTTCTCCAACATAAGGATAGaatatatttcttcttttttgcaaAGACAAACAATAACTTTGAGTGAAGATTCAAAGGATGGACACAATTATATTTgaatacttaatgagaaaaggaataaaaagggAGTGTAAGATTGTACTGTAGATGATATATAGAatatgtttcttcttttttgcaaAGATAAACAATAACTTTGAGTGAAGATTTAAGGGATGGAGACAATTATATTTGAATGGGAGTGTAAGATTGTACTATAGATGATATATAAACATTAttttgaaagcaaaaaaaaaaaatgaaagaaataaaaacatCTAGTGGTGTAGGAGATATGCTAGATTTGTTTCATAGATGATAATAAGTGTATACAGTAGTGACTCCTTTATATAGGAAGTTGTCTTTCATCATTTGTACGCAAGCTTTTATCAGAGGCAAAACTAGAAATTTTAGTTCATAGTTTTTGAACAACAGTTACTTTAGCGATTAGGTTTTGAATAGATTATTATTATAtgttaaatgaatttttttaacacaaatataAAGCTTGAATCAAAATTATTGAGTTCTACCGATCGTACCCTTATTATCGTGGCTCCGTCAATGTATTTTTGTCATGGCTTTTTTACTTTTATCATTCTTTTTCCGGACTGCTTTGATTTGCTTTTCTCTGAACCAAGGGTCTATCTGAAACATCCTCTCTACCTACCATGGtataaggtctgcatacactctatcttctccagaccccactttatgggattacattgggtataatgttgttgttgttgtaaaaattgcaaaaaaaaaaaaaaatgtgtagtTGTCTAAGTTATTCTAGCCTCCTAAAATTCTTTTGCATAATTTAGCGTATTAGCATTAGATGCGCGATTAATATACCCAAGAACAAATAGGTACAGTACTTATGAAATTAAAGTAAACAAATCGGGTTAGTGAATAGTATTTGGATGATACAAAAATCCCATAACCATATAATTTGTGATACTGACAACTTAAAATAACatgattcaaataaataatagtagtacataatgattaaataaaaaatatattgaattaATAACGTCTTAAATTGACAGGAACTACCTAAACAAAATTCAAATGTAATTAAGCAGCAAAACAACTGCCTAAACGACATGCATTTAGAGTTTTAGACTTTCTTTTGCCAATTTACTGCATGAGAGATGCAACGCTACATGTGTGATCAATGCTATAGATTGCTTAATAAACTTCTAACTCCATGCAATTAATGCACGATTATAtataagcatttttttttgttttccaccAGGTTTTCGGTGcctgctttttatttttttgcccAGATTGCCCTTCacaggcactggtctttaatttttgcccctcaaattgttggtctttaatttttttcccttcgcctaaaGATTCATGGGTCAcgggttcgaactcccgctcagttaaaaaaaaaaaattaaaaaaaattcacaagacagagttttggattcaaactctaccttaaggtagagtttgccttATGCTTAAAGGCAAACTCTGCGTTCAGGCAAAACTTTACCTTAAGATagagtttgccttataaggtagAGTAtgctaccttaaggcagagtttgcagacaaattttgccttgcgaatccaaactctgccttgcgaatttttttttaatttttggctgagcaggggttcga
This genomic interval from Lycium ferocissimum isolate CSIRO_LF1 unplaced genomic scaffold, AGI_CSIRO_Lferr_CH_V1 ctg51, whole genome shotgun sequence contains the following:
- the LOC132044657 gene encoding WAT1-related protein At4g08300-like isoform X1; translation: MAMERFKPHLLMILTQICYTFLYFITQASFNHGMNPHVFVTYRHIVGGLVMLPFAYFLERQKRPKLTMALLLEFFVLSLMGVSLTLNMYFVSLNFTSPTFVASMVNTIAALTFVLAVILRLEVVNVRDPRGIAKIIGTLVSLAGVMTMTLYKGAVLKNLWHPLIYLHQGNNVVKENWVKGSILTVASCITWSIWYIMQAYTLKRYPAQLSLTTWMSFVGAAQSAFYTVIVQHNRAAWTIGFNIDFWSTIYGGIVISGLVVFISLWCTEQKGPVFVTMFNPLSTILVAILAYFVFGERLYMGSIIGALIVIVGLYLLLWGKEDPKSETKDEEKCCTTKIEHQEDHMMQKFP
- the LOC132044657 gene encoding protein WALLS ARE THIN 1-like isoform X2 — translated: MALLLEFFVLSLMGVSLTLNMYFVSLNFTSPTFVASMVNTIAALTFVLAVILRLEVVNVRDPRGIAKIIGTLVSLAGVMTMTLYKGAVLKNLWHPLIYLHQGNNVVKENWVKGSILTVASCITWSIWYIMQAYTLKRYPAQLSLTTWMSFVGAAQSAFYTVIVQHNRAAWTIGFNIDFWSTIYGGIVISGLVVFISLWCTEQKGPVFVTMFNPLSTILVAILAYFVFGERLYMGSIIGALIVIVGLYLLLWGKEDPKSETKDEEKCCTTKIEHQEDHMMQKFP